The Polyangium mundeleinium genome contains the following window.
GGCTCCCCGGCGAACGGCGGCGGCTTGAGCCCCGCCGTCATGCCGGTCTTGACGAATCCGGGCTTGACGCAAAGGACGGAGAGCCCTTTCGCGTGAAACTTGTGGTCGAGCGACTCGAGATAATGCGAGAGGCCGGCCTTGCTCGATCCATAAAGCGCGACCGGCTTGCGTCCCCGATCGCCCGCCACCGACGAGAAGACGGTGAGCTGGCCGCCGCCCCGCTCGAGGAGCCTTTTGCGCGCGTGCTCGCAGAAGACGACGGTATTCGTGTAGTTCACCGTGAGGACGCGGCGCGTGAGCTCGATGTCCGCCTCCAGCGCCTCCTGGGTCGCGAACATGCCTGCCGTGACCACGACCGTATCGAATCCGCCGAGCGCCCGGTCGGCCTCGTCGAGCGCCGCGGCGAAGCCTTCCGGTTTTTCCAGGTCGCACACGGCATAACCCACGCGGGCGTCCTTCGCTTTCCGCGCCTCGAGATCGGCCGCGCTCCGGGCGAGGTCGCCCGCGTCGCGCCCCATCAGGAAGACCTCGTCTCCCCGCTCCGCGAGCCTCCGCGCGACCGCGCGCCCCATGCCTGCCGTGCCACCGAGAACGACCGCCTTCATGCCCGATCTCCAAAAAGCCGCACGGACTGCGCGCTCCGCAGCCGCCTCTGCGGATCCCATTTTTCGCGCGCCGCGAGGAAACGGTCGAGCCGCGGCTCCATCGCGCGAAAATGCTCTGGCCGTGTGAAAAGATCCTTCGTCAGGTAGATCCGCCCGCCCGCCGCGATGACGAACTCGTTCAGTTGATCGACGATCCGCTGGATGTCCGGCGAGATCGCCATGTCCACGGCGATCGACGTCCCTTCGAGCGGGAACGAGAGTAGCCCCTCGCCTTCGGGCCCGCAGTCCTTGATCACGCAAAGCGGCGACGCCCCGCCGAGCCGCGTCAAGAGCTCCATGAATTCGCGCACGGCCGCTGACCCAGCCGCGCGCGGCAGGACGCACTGGTACTGGGTAAACCCCCGCGGGCCATACGCGCGGTTCCAGTGCAGGATCGCGTCGAGCGGGTAGAAGAATGGCTCGGGCGCGACGATCGTCTCCACGCGTTGCTGCGTGTGTCGCCAGTAATAAGCCATGTTGAAGAGGCTCGCCGTCGTCGGGTTGAGGGCCCAGTTGGGGAGCTCGACCGGGAACGTCAACTCGGGGGCCGCGCGCGGCGGCTCCTTGGGGGCCTCGTGCGGCTCGGCCCACCTTCCGGCCATGAGGATCCCACGGCCCATCGATCGCCCGCGCTGCAGGCAATCGATCCAGCCCATGGTCATGGGCCACCGGGGGGCGGCGCGGCCGAGGGCGGCGAGGAATTCGTCGATGTCGCGCACGCGCTCGCTTTCCATGAAGATCCACGGACTCGGAATGCGGTGCAGCGTGAACTCGACCTCGAGGATATGCCCGAGCAAGCCCATTCCGCCGATGGTCGCGTAGAAGAGATCAGGGAGCTCCGTGGGCGAACACGTGACGATGCTGTCGTCGGCGAGGCGCATGAGCAAGGAGCGTACATGCGCGCCGAAACAGCCTTCGCGATGGTGATTCTTGCCATGCACGTCGCTCGCGACCATCCCGCCGAGCGTGACGAACTTGGTCCCGGGCGTGACGGGCGTGAAAAAGCCACGCGGAACGAACAATCGATTGAGCTCGACGAGGCTGAGGCCCGCCTCGGCGCGCACGACGCCCGTCTGCGCGTCGAAGGCGAGGAGCCGGTTCGCAAGGCGCGTGGACACGACCCTGTCGGTGCCACGGGCGGGCAGCGACGAGTCGCCGTACGAGCGACCCATGCCCCTCGACAGCGTGGTGCCACGCGAGAGGGATTCGAGGTCTTCCCCGAGGAGCTCGACGCCCGGCAGGGCAAGGCGCCCCCACCCCGAGAGGATCGCTTCGGCCATGGCTCCCTCCTACGAGAGCTTCGACAGCAGCGCGTTCGCCGCCTCCGGGTGCTGCTTGTATTCGAGGAGCGCGCTGAGGAGGAGGGGCGCCACGATCGTCGCGTCCGACTCGATCACGAACATGGGCGTCTCCTTCGTGAGCTTGTCCCAGGTGATCTTCTCGTTCGGCGTCGCCCCCGAGTACGAGCCGTACGACGTCGTCGAGTCCGAGATCTGGCAGAAGTACGCCCAGGGTTTCACGGGTTGCTCGAGGTCGTACTTGATCGACGGCACGACGCAGATGGGGAAGTCGCCGGCGATGCCTCCGCCGATCTGGAAGAAGCCCACGCCCGCGCCGGCCGAGAGCTCACGATACTGGTCGTAGAACGCGGCCATGTACTCGATGCCGGATTTGACGATGCTCGCGCTGCACTCGCCGAGCTTGACGTGGGACGCGAAGATGTTGCCGAACGTCGAATCCTCGTAGCCGGGGACCACGATCGGGAGATTGTGGCGCGCGGCGGCGAGCAGCCAGCACGCGTCCGGGTCGCCTTCGTGAAGCGCCGGGTCGATGCGCTGGATGAGGTCGTAGAAGTATTCGTGCCAGAAGCGCCGCTGGCCGGCCGCGCCCGCGTTCCTCCACATGGGCACGAGGTCCTTCTCGACGGCGCGGAACGCCTCGTCCTCGGGGATGCTCGTGTCGGTGACCCGCCGCATGCGGTCCGCGAGGATCTTCGTGTCGTCCTCTTTCGTGAAGTAGCGGTAGTCCGGGAAATCCTTGTAGCTCGCATGCGCGACGAGCCGGAAGAGCGACTCTTCCAGGTTCGCCCCCGTCACGGAGAAGCCGTGGATGAGCCCCGCGCGGATGGCGGGCGCGAGCGTGATGCCGAGCTGCGCCGACGACATGGCTCCCGCGAGGGCCCAGAACATCTTCCCGCCGCTCTCGATGTGTCGGATGTAGGCGACCAACGCGTCACGCGTCGCGCGCGCATTGAAGTTCTTGTAGTTCTTCAGGATGAACTCGAGAATCGGAAGCGTGGGGGGCGTCATGAGAGGTCTTTCCGTTCCGTCGGGCGATCGCGTGAGGGAGAGCCGGGCCTTCGAGGTCGGCCGCGTGGCGCCCGAGACGTAGCACGCGCTGGCCATGACCTGCCACATCCCGCTGACAGTCCGTCACCCGTTCGGAGGCAGAAAAGCGTGACCCATCCCACCGCACAAGCGCGCTGCTCGCGGCGGGTCGGACGGTCACGCCGTCGACAGGCGGTCGTGGGGGACGAGCATGACGTTCTCGCCCCCGCAACGGGAGTCAGGTCAAGGGGTCAGGCGACGGGCCGCGAGGAGGAGCCGGCTCGCTGCTTCGATCGTGCGCGGGGCCGCGCGTCCACATCGACGCGACGCGCGGATCGCCGGGCGGCGAGCCCTCGTCCTCGTCGCCCTCGGCCAGATCCCAGGGCGGGAACGGATCCTCGAATTGCAAAGCGCCCTCGGGGCCGAGCGCCATTTCCTCGTCCGAGAGCAGGCAAGCTTCGAGCCGCGCCCGCATTTCCTCGCGCTCCACGGTCCCGATGATCACGATCTCCTGCCGGCGATCGCCGAACGCCGGATCCCACTCCGCCGCGATCCTTTGCCGCGCGTCCTCGTCCTCCGGCCATTCCTCCTTTGCTTGCGCGGCCCACCATTTCCCCACGACGCCAAACCGGCACGCGCCTCCCGCTTGTGACCACTCCGCCACCCATTCGGGCCGCGTCGCGAGCCAGAAAAACCCCTTCGATCGGATCACGCCCGGCCATTCCTCGTGGAGGAGCGCGTAAAACCGCGCCGGATGCAAGGGCCGCCGCGCGCGGAACACGAAGCTCCCGAGCCCGTACGCCTCCGTCTCCGGGATGTGCTCGCCGCGCAGCTCCGCCATCCAGCCCGGGGCCTCCCTCGCCTTCTCGAGATCGAACAGCCCCGTGCCCATGATCGTATCGATCGGCACCTCCCCGAACCTCGCCCGCACGATTCTCGCCCGCGGGTTCAGCCGGTGGAGCGTGGCCTCGAGCTTCCCGAGCTCCGGCTCGGTGACGAGATCCGCCTTGTTCAGCACGATCACATCGCAGAACTCCACCTGATCCACGAGCAGATCGACGACGCTGCGATCGTCCTCTTCGGACGCCGCGACGCCCCGGTCCACGAGCTCCTCGGCCGCGTCGAAATCCTTCGAGAAATTGTAGGCATCGACCACCGTCACCATCGTGTCGAGCCGCGCCACGTCCGCGAGGCGCGCGCCCGTGTCGTCCTCGAAGCCAAACGTCTCGGCCACGGGCAGGGGCTCGCTGATCCCCGTCGACTCGATGAGCAGGTATTCGAAGCGCCCCTCGCGCGCGAGCTTCTGCACTTCGATCAGGAGGTCCTCGCGCAGCGTGCAGCAGATGCAACCGTTTGTCATCTCGACGAGCCGCTCTTCGGTGCGGCTGAGCGCGGCGCTGCCGCCCCGCACGAGCTCGGCGTCGATGTTGACCTCGCTCATGTCGTTCACGATCACCGCGACCCGCTTGCCTTCGCGGTTTTCGAGCACGTGATTGAGGAGCGTCGTCTTTCCGGCCCCGAGGAAGCCGGAGAGCACCGTGACGGGGAGCCGGCGATCGGATGCCACAGGGACCGCGCTCCTCATTTTGCGCCGCCCTTGGAGATCTTCCCCTCGACGAACACGACGTGCTTGCGGGCGATCGGATCGTACTTCTTGATCTGGAGCTTCTCGGTCGTCGTCCGCTTGTTTTTCGTCGTGTAGTAGCAGTACCCGGTGCCCGCCGACGAGACGAGCTTGATCGTGTCGCGCATGGGCGAACTTACTACATCACCAACTTATCAGATGCAACCACGTTGCATCTCAAGCAACTCCGACGGTCTCGACCGTGGCCTGGACGACAGCTCCAGGTCGCACAATTTCGACGCGGGGGACCGATGAGTTTGTCCTCCGCCGCGGGTCCAACGACGTGAAGCACGTCCGCGAGGGGCAGCCGTACGTTCTGGACGACCCCGCTCCCGCGGTTGTACCGCCACATCAGCGAGAGAGCAGCGAGAACAACGACCATGCAAAACAGGTTTCAGCGCATCACGCCGTTTCTCTGGTTCGACACGCAGACCGAGGAGGCCGTCGCGTTTTACACCTCGATCTTCCCGAACTCGCGGGTCGTGACGACCACCCGCTACAACAAGGAAAGCGCGCAGGCGTCCGGCCGGGCGGAGGGGTCGGTCATGACCATGGCCTTCCAGCTCGACGGGCAGGATTTCACGGCCATCAACGGCGGCCCTCAGTTCACGTTCAACGGGGCGATTTCGTTCGTCATCCATTGCCAGACGCAGGAGGAGGTGGACCATTACTGGAATCGCCTCGGCGAGGGCGGTGATCCGAAGGCCCAGCAATGCGGCTGGCTCCGGGACCGCTTCGGCGTGTCCTGGCAGGTGGTGCCCACGCAGCTCGTCGAGCTGCTCTCCGATCCCGACCCGAATCGAGCGCGCCGCGCCATGATGGCCATGCTCGGCATGAAGAAGCTCGACATCACCGCCCTGCAGAAGGCCGCGGCGGGCTGAGGAACAAAGGAATCCACCCCGTCCGGACCGACGGCTCCTCCCCTATCCTGCGTGACGACGCCGCCGCTTGACGGCTTCCGACCGAGGCGCCAAGGAACCACGCATGTCCGAGCGCGATCGAATGCTGGCCGGGGAGCTCTACCGACCCGACGACCCCGAACTCACGACCGCCCGCACCCGCGCGCGCCGCCTCTGCCGCGCCTACGACGAGGTGCCCGAGGACGAGCCCACGCGCAGGCGCGAGATCCTGGAGGCGCTCTTCGGCACGCTCGGCGGCGGCGCGTTCATCGAGCCGCCTTTCCGCTGCGATTACGGCGTCCACATCCACGCCGGCGACGGGCTCTACATGAACTTCGGCTGCGTGGTGCTCGATTGTGCCCGCATTGACATCGGCCACCGCGTCCTCTTCGGGCCGGGCGTGCACATCTATGCCGCGACGCACCCGCTCGACGCGGCGCTGCGCTCGTCGGGGCGCGAACTCGCGCGGCCCGTGCGGATCGGCGACGACGTCTGGCTCGGGGGCGGCGCGATTGTCGTGCCGGGCGTGACCATCGGCGATCGCGTCGTGGTCGGCGCAGGCAGCGTCGTCACGAAGGA
Protein-coding sequences here:
- the zigA gene encoding zinc metallochaperone GTPase ZigA gives rise to the protein MRSAVPVASDRRLPVTVLSGFLGAGKTTLLNHVLENREGKRVAVIVNDMSEVNIDAELVRGGSAALSRTEERLVEMTNGCICCTLREDLLIEVQKLAREGRFEYLLIESTGISEPLPVAETFGFEDDTGARLADVARLDTMVTVVDAYNFSKDFDAAEELVDRGVAASEEDDRSVVDLLVDQVEFCDVIVLNKADLVTEPELGKLEATLHRLNPRARIVRARFGEVPIDTIMGTGLFDLEKAREAPGWMAELRGEHIPETEAYGLGSFVFRARRPLHPARFYALLHEEWPGVIRSKGFFWLATRPEWVAEWSQAGGACRFGVVGKWWAAQAKEEWPEDEDARQRIAAEWDPAFGDRRQEIVIIGTVEREEMRARLEACLLSDEEMALGPEGALQFEDPFPPWDLAEGDEDEGSPPGDPRVASMWTRGPAHDRSSEPAPPRGPSPDPLT
- a CDS encoding sugar O-acetyltransferase; protein product: MSERDRMLAGELYRPDDPELTTARTRARRLCRAYDEVPEDEPTRRREILEALFGTLGGGAFIEPPFRCDYGVHIHAGDGLYMNFGCVVLDCARIDIGHRVLFGPGVHIYAATHPLDAALRSSGRELARPVRIGDDVWLGGGAIVVPGVTIGDRVVVGAGSVVTKDVPPGWVVAGNPARLVKRTD
- a CDS encoding VOC family protein, with the translated sequence MQNRFQRITPFLWFDTQTEEAVAFYTSIFPNSRVVTTTRYNKESAQASGRAEGSVMTMAFQLDGQDFTAINGGPQFTFNGAISFVIHCQTQEEVDHYWNRLGEGGDPKAQQCGWLRDRFGVSWQVVPTQLVELLSDPDPNRARRAMMAMLGMKKLDITALQKAAAG
- a CDS encoding SDR family NAD(P)-dependent oxidoreductase yields the protein MKAVVLGGTAGMGRAVARRLAERGDEVFLMGRDAGDLARSAADLEARKAKDARVGYAVCDLEKPEGFAAALDEADRALGGFDTVVVTAGMFATQEALEADIELTRRVLTVNYTNTVVFCEHARKRLLERGGGQLTVFSSVAGDRGRKPVALYGSSKAGLSHYLESLDHKFHAKGLSVLCVKPGFVKTGMTAGLKPPPFAGEPDAVAKHVVRAMVARKPLLYTPAIWALVMLVIRWLPRFVMRRIGF
- a CDS encoding deoxyhypusine synthase family protein: MTPPTLPILEFILKNYKNFNARATRDALVAYIRHIESGGKMFWALAGAMSSAQLGITLAPAIRAGLIHGFSVTGANLEESLFRLVAHASYKDFPDYRYFTKEDDTKILADRMRRVTDTSIPEDEAFRAVEKDLVPMWRNAGAAGQRRFWHEYFYDLIQRIDPALHEGDPDACWLLAAARHNLPIVVPGYEDSTFGNIFASHVKLGECSASIVKSGIEYMAAFYDQYRELSAGAGVGFFQIGGGIAGDFPICVVPSIKYDLEQPVKPWAYFCQISDSTTSYGSYSGATPNEKITWDKLTKETPMFVIESDATIVAPLLLSALLEYKQHPEAANALLSKLS
- a CDS encoding FAD-binding protein translates to MAEAILSGWGRLALPGVELLGEDLESLSRGTTLSRGMGRSYGDSSLPARGTDRVVSTRLANRLLAFDAQTGVVRAEAGLSLVELNRLFVPRGFFTPVTPGTKFVTLGGMVASDVHGKNHHREGCFGAHVRSLLMRLADDSIVTCSPTELPDLFYATIGGMGLLGHILEVEFTLHRIPSPWIFMESERVRDIDEFLAALGRAAPRWPMTMGWIDCLQRGRSMGRGILMAGRWAEPHEAPKEPPRAAPELTFPVELPNWALNPTTASLFNMAYYWRHTQQRVETIVAPEPFFYPLDAILHWNRAYGPRGFTQYQCVLPRAAGSAAVREFMELLTRLGGASPLCVIKDCGPEGEGLLSFPLEGTSIAVDMAISPDIQRIVDQLNEFVIAAGGRIYLTKDLFTRPEHFRAMEPRLDRFLAAREKWDPQRRLRSAQSVRLFGDRA
- the rpmG gene encoding 50S ribosomal protein L33; translated protein: MRDTIKLVSSAGTGYCYYTTKNKRTTTEKLQIKKYDPIARKHVVFVEGKISKGGAK